The sequence CGCAGTAGATGAGGCTTACACCATCAGTCGTGGAACAAAAGAATTGTAACCTTAAAATCAGACGACTATGAAGATGGTATTGGCGATCATCAGGATCGATAAAATGAATGCAACAAAACGGGCTCTTACTGCCGCTGGCATCACCTCGATGACCGCAACCGGAAAAGTTTTTGGACGCGGAAAAGGAGCCTGGGATGCACAAGTGATGGAAGGTGCAAAACAAGACATGCCTGAAGCACTTACCCATCTCGGAAAAGAACCAAGACTGAGACCACAGCGTGTACTAAACATTGCGGTTTCCGACCACAATGTGCAGTTAACGGTTGATACGATTATCGAAGTTAATCAGACTCCTGCTCCCGGCGACGGAAAAATCTTTGTCCTTCCGTTGGATGATACATTCAGGGTTCGCACAGGTGAAACTGGTACAACAATCCTTTAATTAAAAAGACAAATTATGCCTAATAAAATAGATTATACAAACGGATTGCCCGATCCTTCGCAACT comes from uncultured Draconibacterium sp. and encodes:
- a CDS encoding P-II family nitrogen regulator; amino-acid sequence: MKMVLAIIRIDKMNATKRALTAAGITSMTATGKVFGRGKGAWDAQVMEGAKQDMPEALTHLGKEPRLRPQRVLNIAVSDHNVQLTVDTIIEVNQTPAPGDGKIFVLPLDDTFRVRTGETGTTIL